The region AATCTTAGGAAACGAAGCTCAGATACTCTAAGTAGTCTGACAACGTTCTTTGAAACGGAACAAAGTAACTTTTGGGTTTTAATTGTCAAGCAGTTTGATTttgaatatacatttaaattttcccgACTTCTGAACTCTTTAAAATTTTGGACCAACATGAACAGATTAGGCTCTATTGTTTTTTCAAAAGCCACTACGCGTTTGTGCTCAAAGAAATGCGATCCATCCAAAGACAAAGCATCCAAAAGTGATAAATCCAAGGGCAAGGGCGACAAAAAAGATCACTGTGGAAGAAGTAAGTCGGGAACCATCGCAATAACGTCTGCAATAATCAAAAGattgataattttaaaggTACAGTCCCCACTAAGCCGAAGTGCAATAAATACCCCGGTGCCAAGTCAACTACATCTGGTGGCAAGTCATCTGAGAAATGTGAAAAGAACAAGAAATGAAGAGCTATCAACCAAATCAAGTGTAATACAAGCACTCCCATAAAGTTAGTGGTCTtgctaaatataaattagtaGTTGGAGTATCTTAAATCAGTGTTACTTAATCCTATCAATCCGATAAAACCCTATTCTTTATGGAGCCGCCCTGTGCAAACTCCCACCTATTTGGCATCTTGTCCAACCAAACGTCTCAGACATTCATCACTTCGCGCCTCATCAGCAAACCATTATACCCTCTATTAGCAGTGGCATGCAGGTGAATATGCAGAGTCATCGAGGCACTCGAGCATCCTCGGCACAAGTGTGAAGATGATTTGCACTTGGAAGACCACGGATGAGCCTTCGGCTACCGAACATTCCTGCTGCCCCAAGGAAAGGAGGGAAGGGGCGCACTTTATGGCTTTTCCGCCAACGGAGCTCTGCAAAATCGTGCCTGGAGTTATGCAAATGAATTGTTTATTGACAGAAGTGTCACTCGTGGCTTGTTGGATAAACATTGCACAATAATTTTGACTAATTGCAAGGCAAATTGTTAGAAGCGCGCAAGAGAAGTGGCTGCTGTGGTCGAGGGGACAACCCAATTTCTGTTTTCTGACTGCATTTTTTCAGCTCGGCCTGCCAACTTGCCGCCCGCCGGCTGTTTTTGGAGCCAGTCGTTTTGGTGGGCGTTTTTGTGGACCAAAAAATCTAGgagaaatggggaaaaatgCGCTGGCtacttttttgtttgaattatGGAACGAACGTATCGGGGGCCCCCGGTTAGAACTAACTGTGCGCTTGAGTTAAAGCctgcaaaaatattataatcttTATGCATAAATTCACacaccaacaacaactacaacagcagcaactacCAGCGGGCAACGCACAGAAACGAGTTCGAGTTCGTTACTTGAGTCttttgtttgcagttggcGGATATAAATAGCTACGGACCATTGAGTTTCTGCACTATAAACCCAATTTCGCCGGCTTTTTTATGGCATCTGCCGAATAGCCTTAATGGATATATTCGCCTAATTAGCCATAGACACACGATTCTCCATTAGCCAAGCTTAATCTCCGCCTGCATGATGAGGAGTTTGGATTGAAGATGGATGTGGGGATGGACTTTTCCCCGAGCCCCACACGAGACTGGCTGGGAATGTGCGTTCCCCGAGTGGCCAGAAAGAGCCAAGtcaaaaataatacaacaaatagCTTTCCTGCACACGCAGCTGTGACCCACAATTGAAACAACAAATCAAGAGACAAGCAGATATGCAGACACAATTGCAAAACCACTTTTCACTGGCTTAGAGCACCCCGCCAAATCGACTGCTTAAATTGCCCATTATCCGGCAGTACTTTTCGCTTTCAACTAGAGCAGTTAATGCCATTATGGCAGATGATACGGTTATGTGGATGCAACTCGAATCGATTGCAGGCCGAGCACATTACATCAGTCCACGGAATCAAAAGAAAGCGCCCGCCGGCCGCCGAAAGATGGAAGCTCACTCAAGGCACTTGGGAGCTTAGGAGCAGCTAAATCGTAATGGGGCAAGTGCCCCAGACTATTGAAGTAGGATCACAGTGGTGCATTGGCGATAATACATTGCATAAATGCAATGAAATATTTAGTTAGCGGCAAAAACTCGAATGTTAAACCAATTTTAGGTTAAAATTCGAGTCTCGTTCAACCTTCTGTAGCTCCCCTAACTTGGTAGGGAAAAGTTCCTAAGTACTAAAGCGGATCACTAAACATTTACGACTCAAACGTTTGGAGGTACATCCTTTTGAAATTGCTTTGAGAATCACAGTGTGACCTTTTTGCAAGGCCCATTAACGATGTTCAGAGGATGCACCTGTTCTGCCTAATAGATATTTCCTCCCTTGATTGTAAGTCTCGGCCACTTTTATGGGTATACAGATAAAATGCTAATCATCTCTTTAGATCTTCGCGACACCATCGGGTTTATGAACAATAcacatatttacatttaattagCTCGAGTTAATTAAGAGTTCAAAACATTCTTCGCGCTCGTCTGATGATGGCTCGAATAATGGGATATTTATTAGCCGTCATTTCCATACAACATAAACCGAACAAACCATCAACATAAAATAATTGGCAATGCTTTCCTCTTGGACTCGTTTTTTTTCCACCGATTTGcgtaattattttattaagaatataataattttattagtgCATAGTAAAGATATAGCACTTAAGATTCACCAGGCCTTTCCGCCTGCCCGATGGGGTGCCAAAAAACCGAGACGAAAACCACTGTGGCAGGGAAACATGGAaatcatttcaaatttttccCCTGGGATGGCCAAAGTGCGAGTGGAATAAAGGCCATTAATAAGagccaaaataaaattgataatcGTCTTCCGTTAGCCGAGCCACTGATGCTGCTCCTGATGCACTTTTGTTGTCTGAGCCAGCTGACCCAGTTGTTCCCAGCGATATGAATGCATTCCGACCCGGACCAGGATGCCAACTGATGGCCACAGTGGGCGGGCTTTTTAGCTTTTTAGCTTTTTGGCGTTTGCCATTTACCAACTTCCATCCACCATTTACCATTTGATATGACAAAAGTCCGTGAAAATGGCAGAGATCTGGAGCCATATAAGAGCACAGGGTTTATGGAAATTGTCGTTTCGTTTTCTCCGCGGCAGATTTCCCTAAGCAGGCGAGGCACGAAGTTCAGAGCCCGAAATAGGTGTACCCCCTCCACAAGGCCTCAAATTCTCAAATTCTATGGCCATTTGGACACTGGGCGATCTCACCTCACCCAAATACGCGACAGCTCAATCAGTTGGCCATGACTGcgtgctgcagttgctcctggctctttctgcatctgcatctgttTCCCTGGCTCCAACCACAAGTCTGACTTGGCCAATTTGATTTATGTTTTGCGCAGGCCAGGGAACTTGTCTCTTCCTCGTTGCATTGCCGTTTCATGTCGGAATTCATGAATAAACATTAAAGCTGCCGAAAATTTGCAAGCCATGGCCATCGATAGAACAATAGAACCGAGCCGGGCGATGCTCCATTGTGTTTTATGGAACTGGAACCTGGAAAATCGAACCCTTTGCCACATGGAACGTGAGGTTCGGCTCGAGTAAGAGTTCTCACAGATGCATGTCCACCCTTAAGGTTCGGGTTGAAGATCGGACTAGGTTCTTGTCACTCCCCCATCGAATTCGATTGGCACATCTCTCTTGACCGGACCTTGCCAAGTTCTCGTGCCACATTCTGAGTGCGTGCAATATTGGTGAGTTATTTGTGAAAGCTCTCTGAACGCGTGCCTTTCTCAACGTGGCTTTGATTAGTTCAGGTGCTCGCATTGACCCAGAGAACTACATTGCCTCCGTTCCCATATTTCGACTTTTAATAACACTTTCGGTGTGAGAGCTTCGATGGAGCAATTAAAGTGGGAGTCCCCGTTAGCCACTAACTTGGTTAGTCAGTCAGTTAGTCTGTTCAGAACGGTTAATTTGCCCAGAGAGACGAGACACGAGCAGCTCTTGATAAATGGCCCTTCGTCCAGACCTCGTCCACTTCCTCGTGAAAAGCCTGCGACTAATCGTTGCCGTTTGGCCCGCTTAGTTGCCCCGGCTAAGTAGTCTCACACCTTGGGACTCGGGCCTTAAAGCCAGACTAACACCCAGACTAGAACTCACCCGGCCGAACCTGGACATCGACGAGGCGTCCGCTGATATTCCGGCCTGCCAGCGTGGCCACAACTCAATTAGGATGCCTGGAAATGATTCATTCTAATCTCGAGTCGGGTATCTGCAGTCATGAAGTCCAAAGTCTCCTCTCAGACCCATTTACCGTTGCGGCATTCCCCGTGGCGGCCTTTAGCGCTGTTGTGTCTAGAATTTTGCATGGCCATTTCGTTATTGATTCGCATCTGACCAAGTCGTAAATGTCTTAATTTAGTAGGGGTTCGCCTGAGTCAAGTTTAGAGTACGGAAACTGGGATACCCCTTCCTTACAGGGTATCCAAGTGGTCTCTCGATAATTAGAAAAAGTGAGAGCTGGGTGCTCGAGGTGCCACCAGCATCTCCAGCTCTAATCTGACATTGCTCATCGCGATGTTTTCCCATTTGTTTACTTGTTTGTTTTGAAGTGAACGACTTTAATCGATCGTTGTGGCCTGCATGAGCCATCATTAGGGCCACGCTCAAATTGTTAACACTCTTGCAATGAAAGTAAAAAGTAAGGTAAAATCGGTGCACTTTCATTGCAACTCTCCAGCCCTCCAGCCAGATAAATCTCTAATTAATCGGCGATTGCCGAAGTGGGGTCAACTCAGGGGTCGTTTGAGCCGCTGATTAATTGAGTCTTTATTGCGAATTAGAGGAGATCAAATAAagcctggacgagatcatgGCTTAGAGTAATTAATTTACTCATTAGGCCATTTCTGTCGCATTACTGATCCACAAACGGGAAAAGGCGACGCCGCCAGTTCCGAGAAGAGGCAACTCAACTTGCCCCAGAATCCGCTGATCGATTCCCAAGAGTCGAGAGCCGAGAGACTTCCTCGTTACAGTTGCAGCATTTTAGGGAATTCGGCTAACAAGAGAACTCATAACTCAATTAAGAAGCGGCCTGTAATTGCTTCACCCATGGACGGCAGCTCGTAGGCGAGTGGATCGGATGACAAGTCTGGGAGCCAGTCCGAAGTGAGTGTCACCTGCTCCTACTCCACCGATTCTATTCTATTCGATTCGAATGCGCTGGTGACAGCGACCGTCTCCAGCGATTCCACTCGAAATGTGGACTGGACAACGTGCTAATGAAAGAGGTAGCCGGACGGGTCCACGATGGTGGACCCATCTCGCACTAGATAACCAAGTTAGTGGCCGACTGGTCCATCGAGATGCGTGTGCAATCGATTGTGCGAAGAACATGTGTTAATTATGCTGTTAAATGGCGTTGATTCGATGTCCAACAGTGGCCACAATTGATATTGATGTGGACAGGTTATGCGATGTACTGGGAAATCGAGTGGAAAGCGGCGGAAAGAACCCAGAACCGGGCCCAAAGGGAAGGGCTGACCAAACGAAAGTGTCACATCACGCTAACCTTGAAATGAATTTAAGCCGCGGCCACTGAATTAAAGCCCTTTATGACCTGGGCCATTAGAATTACTTTTGCCAAGCACGAGAAAGAGAAACTTGAGCACTTGACGGTTGGCTTTTTGGCCAGAACCCGCGAGTAGAAAGCCGAATGAAAACTAAACACGATTTCATGGTCCTGGGCTTTGCTTTAGTTCTACGCTACTTTAATTTTTGCCCAGCCCAACAAAAGGTTTAGCTtcgaaaaatgtgaaaataattGTGTATAAGTTTCACACATCTGCCCCCCACGCAGAGCCGAAAAATCCGCTTAATCATTCCAATTGTTTGGGTATGGCTTTAGCTTTTGCCGTGGCTCTTGGCTTTTGGGTCCGGTAGCCGACCACTCGATAAAAAGTCTGTtgttaaacaaatcatttgCATGCCACAAACAAGAGCGTTTCAGATCGAATCACGGCTCATCAAATCGAAACACATCTCGCAGCAAAGCAGAAAACCATaccaaaccgaaccgaaccgaaaGTAAGAGGTCCATTAGTCCGAACAAAAGCGATTTAATTGCCGAGCTGGCTATTCTAAGATGGGTCTCGTTTCCCCTCGAAAGAAGAGTCTGCGTTCGCTTGATTTGCTGATGGAtaagtatctgtatctgtatccgaatctgtatctgtatgGCATTCGGAATGCGCTCGCTTTCATTCACTTTCATTCACACCTCAAATTAGCGAAACGCTGTAAAAGATTCATTGTTCGCCTGCTGACTTAACGGTCCCGAAATGACAATTGGCCATTAGCATAATATAACTTCTTTGGTTTCTGTGCTGCTTCTCGTCTATTCGACTTGCCAATTCGTTCACGTCTGAGCCCGCGTGACGAATGACCCCTGACCTGTGCTATAATGGAGACCTCAAGAAGTCTGGATTTGAACAGCTGACACATTTCGTGTTTCGATTGTCTTCTCAGCTCGTTACTCAAATGGGGTTTCCGGTGttttcactttttctttcTTGCACTTGAAGTACCATCTTCTTTTACTTTTCCAGAACCCGCATATGGCCTGATGTTTACCTATGACAGCTGTCAAGTCGAGTTCTGTAATGATATTTCCATAAAGTAACACATTTTCACCACTTTTTACGAAATTCCCAGTGCGTGAGATATTTTTCGGAGGTGTTAATATGTTTGCCCAGTGTGGAATTCTATTTTAAAACGTGATATAAATCGTTTGAAAACCACCAACATGA is a window of Drosophila biarmipes strain raj3 chromosome 3R, RU_DBia_V1.1, whole genome shotgun sequence DNA encoding:
- the LOC108023857 gene encoding uncharacterized protein LOC108023857 encodes the protein MNRLGSIVFSKATTRLCSKKCDPSKDKASKSDKSKGKGDKKDHCGRSTVPTKPKCNKYPGAKSTTSGGKSSEKCEKNKK